The following coding sequences lie in one Pseudomonas sp. SL4(2022) genomic window:
- a CDS encoding NAD(P)/FAD-dependent oxidoreductase has translation MTALHPIAIIGTGIAGLSAAQALHAAGHPVQLFDKSRGSGGRMASKRSDAGALDLGAQYFTARDRRFVEVVQQWQTRGWVAEWTPSLYNFSNGQLSASPDEQVRWVGSPRMSAITRALLGALPVAFSCRITEVFRGEQHWHLQDAEGNSHGPFSHVIVATPAPQATALLSSVPKLAGAAASVMMDPTWAVALAFNSPLETRVEGCFVQDSPLDWLARNRNKPGRDTQLDTWVLHATSQWTKQHLDLPKEAVIEQLLGVFAELIGCAVPAPAFSLAHRWLYARPASAHQWGVLADADLGIYACGDWCLSGRVEGAWLSGQEAARRLLEHLQ, from the coding sequence ATGACCGCTCTACACCCCATCGCCATCATCGGCACCGGCATCGCCGGGCTGTCTGCCGCCCAGGCACTGCATGCCGCCGGACACCCCGTCCAACTGTTCGATAAGAGTCGCGGCAGTGGCGGCCGCATGGCCAGCAAACGCAGTGATGCCGGCGCGCTGGACCTTGGCGCGCAGTATTTCACCGCCCGTGACCGCCGCTTTGTCGAGGTGGTGCAGCAATGGCAGACGCGAGGCTGGGTCGCTGAATGGACCCCCAGCCTCTACAACTTCAGCAACGGCCAGCTCAGCGCCTCACCGGATGAGCAAGTGCGCTGGGTCGGCAGCCCGCGCATGAGTGCGATCACCCGCGCCCTGCTCGGCGCACTACCCGTGGCCTTCTCCTGCCGCATCACCGAAGTGTTTCGCGGCGAGCAGCACTGGCACCTACAGGACGCTGAAGGCAACAGCCACGGCCCCTTCAGTCATGTCATTGTCGCCACCCCGGCGCCGCAAGCCACCGCACTGCTGTCCAGCGTACCGAAACTCGCCGGCGCCGCCGCCAGCGTGATGATGGACCCAACCTGGGCCGTCGCCCTGGCCTTCAACAGTCCGCTGGAAACCCGCGTCGAAGGTTGCTTCGTGCAAGACAGTCCGCTCGACTGGCTGGCCCGTAACCGCAACAAACCCGGTCGTGACACCCAACTCGACACCTGGGTGTTGCATGCCACCAGCCAGTGGACCAAGCAGCACTTGGATCTGCCCAAGGAAGCCGTCATCGAACAGCTGCTCGGTGTCTTTGCCGAACTGATCGGCTGTGCCGTACCCGCCCCGGCCTTCAGCCTGGCGCACCGCTGGCTCTACGCCCGCCCCGCCAGCGCCCACCAGTGGGGCGTATTGGCCGATGCCGACCTGGGCATCTATGCCTGCGGCGACTGGTGCCTGTCCGGTCGGGTTGAAGGCGCCTGGCTCAGCGGCCAGGAAGCAGCCCGCCGCCTGCTTGAGCACCTGCAATGA
- a CDS encoding TIGR01777 family oxidoreductase: MHILLTGGTGLIGRALCRYWLQQGHQLTVWSRRPEQVGALCGQAVRGIAQLDELAEEPLDAVVNLAGAPIADRPWTCKRKALLWASRIGLTEELLAWLESRAHKPQVLLSGSAVGWYGDGGERELHEDSPPVSEDFAAQLCGAWEETALRAEELGIRVVLLRTGLVLARDGGLLKRLLLPFKLGLGGPLGNGRQWMPWIHLSDQIALIDFLLQQDSARGPYNACAPTPERNHAFSQALGRALHRPAFMPAPAFALRTLLGELSVLLLGGQRAMPTRLQAAGFSFRFTHLDVALADLLGQPD, translated from the coding sequence ATGCACATTCTTCTGACCGGTGGAACCGGCTTGATCGGGCGCGCACTCTGTCGGTACTGGTTGCAACAGGGCCACCAGCTGACGGTCTGGAGCCGCAGGCCCGAGCAGGTCGGTGCCCTGTGTGGCCAAGCGGTGCGTGGTATTGCTCAGCTTGATGAGTTGGCTGAAGAACCATTGGATGCCGTGGTCAATCTGGCTGGTGCGCCGATTGCCGATCGTCCCTGGACGTGCAAGCGCAAGGCGCTGTTGTGGGCTAGCCGGATCGGCCTGACCGAAGAACTGCTGGCCTGGCTGGAAAGCCGCGCGCACAAGCCCCAGGTGTTGCTGTCCGGCTCGGCGGTAGGCTGGTACGGCGACGGTGGCGAGCGCGAGCTGCATGAAGATTCGCCGCCGGTGAGTGAGGATTTCGCTGCGCAGTTGTGTGGCGCCTGGGAAGAGACCGCCTTGCGCGCTGAGGAGCTGGGCATCCGTGTGGTGCTACTGCGCACCGGACTGGTGCTGGCCCGTGATGGCGGGCTGCTCAAGCGTCTGTTGCTGCCGTTCAAGCTCGGTTTAGGCGGCCCGCTGGGCAATGGCCGGCAGTGGATGCCGTGGATTCATCTCAGCGATCAAATCGCCCTGATTGATTTTCTCCTGCAGCAGGACTCGGCTCGCGGTCCTTATAATGCCTGTGCGCCGACGCCTGAGCGTAATCACGCCTTTAGCCAGGCCTTGGGCCGTGCGTTGCATCGGCCGGCCTTTATGCCGGCTCCGGCGTTTGCCTTGCGCACGCTGTTGGGGGAACTGTCGGTGCTGCTGCTCGGTGGTCAGCGCGCGATGCCGACACGCTTGCAGGCGGCGGGTTTCAGTTTTCGTTTTACTCATTTGGATGTAGCCCTGGCAGATTTGCTGGGTCAACCGGACTAG
- the hemH gene encoding ferrochelatase produces MTDHALLLVNLGSPASTDVADVRRYLNQFLMDPYVIDLPWPLRRLLVSLILIKRPAASAHAYASIWWEDGSPLVVLSKRLHQAMKASWTHGPVELAMRYGEPSLQTVLTRLAEQGIKQVTLAPLYPQFADSTTTTVIEEARRVVREQQLPIRFSILPPFYDQPEYLNALVDSAKPYLEQDFDHLLLSFHGLPERHLHKLDASGHCLKGADCCRTASPEVLASCYRAQCLRSAELFAERMGLKPEQWSVSFQSRLGRAKWIEPYTEARLDELAKQGVKKLLVMCPAFVADCIETLEEIGDRGREQFVEAGGESLQLVPCLNDHPSWVAALKTLSERAPLML; encoded by the coding sequence ATGACCGATCACGCCTTGCTGTTGGTAAACCTGGGCTCGCCGGCCTCCACTGACGTGGCTGATGTGCGCCGTTACCTCAACCAGTTCCTGATGGACCCCTACGTCATCGACTTGCCCTGGCCGCTGCGGCGCCTGCTGGTTTCGCTGATTCTGATCAAGCGTCCCGCGGCTTCGGCGCATGCCTACGCCTCGATCTGGTGGGAAGACGGCTCGCCGTTGGTGGTGCTGAGCAAGCGTCTGCACCAAGCGATGAAGGCGTCCTGGACCCACGGTCCGGTGGAGCTGGCCATGCGCTATGGCGAGCCGTCCCTGCAAACCGTGCTGACGCGCCTGGCCGAACAGGGTATCAAGCAGGTCACCCTGGCGCCGCTGTACCCGCAGTTTGCCGACAGCACCACCACCACGGTGATCGAAGAGGCCAGGCGGGTGGTGCGTGAGCAACAACTGCCGATCCGTTTTTCCATCCTGCCGCCGTTTTACGATCAGCCGGAATACCTGAATGCACTGGTCGACAGTGCCAAGCCCTATCTGGAGCAGGATTTCGACCACCTGCTGCTGAGTTTCCATGGCCTGCCTGAACGCCACCTGCACAAGCTCGATGCCAGCGGTCATTGCCTGAAAGGTGCTGATTGCTGCCGTACCGCTTCGCCCGAAGTGCTCGCCAGCTGTTACCGGGCGCAGTGCCTGCGCAGTGCAGAGTTGTTCGCCGAGCGCATGGGCCTCAAGCCCGAGCAGTGGTCGGTGTCGTTCCAGTCGCGTCTGGGCCGCGCCAAGTGGATCGAGCCCTACACCGAGGCGCGTCTCGATGAACTGGCCAAGCAGGGCGTGAAGAAGTTGCTGGTGATGTGCCCGGCCTTTGTCGCCGACTGCATCGAGACCTTGGAGGAAATCGGCGACCGTGGCCGCGAGCAGTTTGTTGAGGCCGGTGGCGAGAGCCTGCAACTGGTGCCGTGTCTAAATGATCATCCAAGCTGGGTGGCCGCCCTGAAAACGCTGAGTGAGCGCGCACCGCTGATGCTGTAA
- a CDS encoding spinster family MFS transporter, which translates to MPNNNTGYPSATRAWVTVAILMVAYVLSFIDRQILNLLVGPIRRDLMISDTQMSLLMGLSFALFYTVCGIPLGRLADTKSRRGLIAIGVLFWSAATAACGMAKLYWQFLLCRIGVGVGEAALSPAAYSLIADSFPAERRATAISVYSMGVYLGSGLAFLLGGLVIQFASAQGDVVLPVFGEVRPWQLIFLILGAAGVLFTLLMLAIKEPVRRGVGAGVAVPLADVGRYIRANRRTVLCHNFGFAGLAFAGYGSAAWIPTFFIRTYGWDASQVGIVYGSIVAVFGCLGIVFGGRLADWMAKRGSSDANMRVGLYAAIGAVPCVLAFPLMETALWAAILTAPAVFFLSMPFGVAPAAIQEIMPNSMRGQASAIYLFVITLIGLGIGPTAVALVTDYVFADDMALRYSLLIVTSIAVFSSIVLLSMSLKPYRESVVRLQQWSGGGAAKIEVPVVGELKPST; encoded by the coding sequence GTGCCCAACAACAATACCGGCTATCCCTCTGCTACCCGAGCCTGGGTAACTGTCGCCATCTTGATGGTGGCGTACGTGCTGTCGTTTATCGATCGGCAGATTCTCAATTTGCTGGTCGGTCCGATCCGTCGTGACCTGATGATCAGTGACACGCAGATGAGCTTGCTGATGGGGCTGTCCTTTGCGCTGTTCTACACCGTCTGCGGCATTCCCCTGGGCCGTTTGGCTGATACCAAGAGCCGTCGAGGGCTGATTGCCATCGGCGTGCTGTTCTGGAGCGCGGCGACTGCCGCCTGCGGCATGGCCAAGTTGTATTGGCAATTTCTGCTCTGCCGCATCGGCGTAGGCGTCGGTGAGGCGGCACTGTCGCCGGCGGCCTACTCGCTGATTGCCGACAGCTTTCCGGCCGAGCGGCGTGCCACGGCGATCAGCGTGTATTCCATGGGGGTTTACCTGGGGTCCGGACTGGCGTTTCTGCTTGGCGGCCTGGTGATTCAGTTTGCTTCGGCGCAGGGTGATGTGGTGCTGCCGGTGTTCGGTGAAGTACGGCCCTGGCAGCTGATCTTCCTGATTCTCGGTGCGGCCGGGGTGTTGTTCACCCTGCTGATGCTGGCGATCAAGGAGCCGGTAAGGCGCGGCGTGGGGGCCGGGGTGGCGGTGCCGCTGGCGGATGTCGGCCGGTATATCCGTGCCAACCGGCGTACCGTGCTGTGCCACAACTTCGGTTTTGCCGGCCTGGCGTTTGCTGGTTACGGCAGTGCGGCCTGGATTCCGACCTTCTTTATTCGCACTTACGGTTGGGATGCCAGTCAGGTAGGGATCGTTTACGGCAGCATCGTGGCGGTGTTCGGATGCCTGGGCATTGTCTTCGGTGGCCGTCTGGCGGACTGGATGGCCAAGCGCGGCAGCAGCGACGCCAATATGCGTGTCGGCCTGTATGCCGCCATCGGTGCGGTGCCTTGTGTGTTGGCCTTCCCCTTGATGGAAACGGCACTGTGGGCGGCGATTCTCACTGCGCCGGCGGTGTTTTTCCTGAGCATGCCGTTTGGTGTCGCACCGGCCGCTATTCAGGAAATCATGCCCAACTCGATGCGCGGTCAGGCTTCAGCGATCTACCTGTTTGTGATCACCCTGATTGGCTTGGGCATCGGCCCGACGGCGGTGGCGCTGGTGACCGACTATGTGTTTGCCGATGACATGGCGCTGCGTTACTCGCTGCTGATCGTCACCAGCATCGCCGTGTTCAGCTCGATTGTGCTGCTGAGCATGAGCCTCAAGCCTTACCGCGAGAGCGTGGTGCGGTTGCAGCAGTGGAGCGGCGGTGGGGCTGCCAAGATCGAGGTGCCCGTCGTTGGTGAGCTGAAGCCTTCGACCTGA
- a CDS encoding uracil-xanthine permease family protein, producing MLDEYNDPLWRQVLSGAQMLFVAFGALVLMPLITGMDPNVALFTAGIGTLLFQLATGRQVPVFLASSFAFIAPIIAAKGEFGLPAVLGGVVAAGFVYMFLGLAVRLKGPGFIDRILPPVVIGPVIIAIGLALSPVAVNMAMGKTGDASVQLVPYQTAMLISMPALVTTLLVAVLGSGLLRLVPIIAGIVVGCGLAAFFGVIDTAGIAAAPWLAMPNFVAPEFHLGAILYMLPVALAPAIEHIGGVIAVGTVTGKDFVRKPGLHRTLLGDGLATSAAGLFGGPPNTTYAEVTGAVMLTKAYNPKIMTWAAVFAIGLAFIGKFGAALQSIPVPVMGGILCLLFGSIAVVGLNTLIRHQVDLSEARNLIIVSVTLVFGIGGMVIGGNEFALSGISLCAISALALNLLLPSGQGWKNRALDDEPTP from the coding sequence ATGCTGGATGAATACAACGATCCACTCTGGCGCCAGGTGCTATCAGGAGCGCAGATGCTGTTCGTCGCGTTCGGTGCCCTGGTGTTGATGCCACTGATCACCGGCATGGACCCTAACGTCGCACTATTTACCGCCGGCATCGGCACCTTGCTGTTCCAACTGGCCACAGGGCGTCAGGTGCCGGTATTCCTCGCCTCCAGCTTCGCCTTTATCGCGCCGATAATCGCCGCCAAGGGCGAATTCGGCCTGCCGGCGGTACTCGGCGGGGTGGTCGCAGCCGGCTTCGTCTATATGTTTCTCGGCCTGGCGGTGAGGCTCAAGGGGCCGGGTTTTATCGACCGTATCCTGCCGCCGGTGGTGATCGGCCCGGTGATCATCGCCATCGGTCTGGCCTTGTCGCCGGTCGCGGTAAACATGGCCATGGGCAAGACGGGGGATGCCAGCGTGCAGTTGGTGCCCTACCAGACCGCAATGCTTATCTCCATGCCGGCACTGGTCACCACCTTGCTGGTGGCCGTACTCGGCAGCGGCCTGCTGCGCCTGGTGCCGATCATCGCCGGCATCGTGGTCGGCTGCGGGCTGGCGGCCTTCTTCGGGGTGATCGACACCGCTGGTATCGCCGCCGCACCCTGGCTGGCGATGCCCAACTTCGTCGCCCCCGAGTTCCACCTGGGCGCCATTCTCTACATGCTGCCAGTGGCCCTGGCGCCAGCCATCGAGCATATCGGCGGGGTGATCGCCGTCGGCACCGTCACCGGTAAGGACTTCGTGCGCAAGCCCGGCCTGCATCGCACCTTGCTTGGTGACGGCCTGGCCACCTCGGCCGCCGGCCTGTTTGGTGGCCCCCCCAATACCACCTACGCCGAAGTCACCGGCGCGGTGATGCTGACCAAGGCCTACAACCCAAAAATCATGACCTGGGCGGCAGTCTTCGCCATCGGTCTGGCCTTTATCGGCAAGTTCGGCGCCGCACTGCAGAGCATTCCTGTACCGGTGATGGGCGGTATTCTCTGCCTGCTGTTTGGCTCCATCGCGGTGGTCGGTTTGAATACCCTGATCCGTCACCAAGTCGATCTGTCAGAAGCCCGTAACCTGATCATCGTCTCGGTGACCCTGGTGTTCGGCATCGGCGGCATGGTCATAGGCGGCAACGAGTTCGCCCTGTCCGGCATCTCGCTGTGCGCCATCAGCGCCCTGGCACTCAACCTGCTGCTGCCCAGCGGCCAGGGCTGGAAGAACAGGGCGCTCGACGACGAGCCGACGCCCTAA